Below is a genomic region from Henckelia pumila isolate YLH828 chromosome 3, ASM3356847v2, whole genome shotgun sequence.
TTATAGATTGTAATTTGAATATCAttctatttttataaaatataattcacCTAAGAATTAAGTCAGAGTATTAGAAActtcaattaattaaaaattatattttaaaatattagattAATCCTTGCATAATttacaaattaaatatatacactTTAGTTAAAGtaacatattatttatttgaatggTAAACTTAATTATGAATAACTTGATCAGCCTtttggatttgaaaattttaaagtgTGATTTAATCTTTCAAACAAAATTATTCTATTAAATTGGAGAAAACCCAAACGTAATACAATTTTTCTATGTACTCTACTTGATAATTACTCCAAATTAGTACAAATATGTATGTCAAAACATTATGTACAAAAAAACGTCATCAATTATAGTAAGAGATTCGAAATattctaattatttattatCCAAAAATACTGTTCATAAAACAATCTACAAGCAAAAATAGTGGAATACATGGGAAAATTTGAAAAAtggtctctctctctctctttatatatatatatataataataataataataataataataataataataataataaaatgacATTTAGTTAACAAATAACACAATGCAACCAGGGGCGGACCCAGAAAATTTTTTCAGGGGACGCAATTAAGAGCGGAGCCACGTGTTGCTCCATCGGGTGGTAGTTTAAGTGACCACTTTGTTTTCTCTATTTTTTATACATTAAATTTAGTTCATTTTGTCAATATATGTATtaacaattttttaaataaaaagatacaagctaaacacattaaaaaaattgagatattaaaaaaatacaattcaggcaaaaataaaaatataagtatgTTCAACGatgaaattcataaaaaaaaaaatcaccaaTGCATAATTTGGGAAAAATCCCGGTTCAGTTCTAAATGTTTGAACACAtttccggttcagtcctaaatgtttgaacGTTACCGGTTTGGTCCcaaatgttttccaaaaatgtccggttcagtcctaaatgtttttatGTTTCCGGTTTGGTCCCAAGTGTTTTAAAAAGTTTacagttcagtcctaaatgttttacGTTCCAGTTttcgtcctaaatatttttcaaaatttttcagtTTGGTCAttccatctacaaacaaagcgtgataaaaaaacttacaaaaaaaaaacaagttaaataaaatagaaggtaataataataataataataataataataacaatttttttcaaatgaacatataatataaattatgcaaaataaaattatagaataaaaaaataattgaacggtgcaatcttatagttaaaaacattatcaatcacaaacaaataaaaaaatattttagaaaataactagtattacttatttcacaaaatatttgaaattttcaataaatttttcaagagaagaatacttatggttaacaattgagaaaatataatgaattatttgacCACTGTTAAATTAGTGATatgaaattaagttttatttaatagtaaatttttctcaaatactaattatttaaattataaaaagagttttaaaaagatatatatcttttttcaacctccaattttttttttaaatgtgcaAGTATCATGAATgagaatataacaaaattaatagaaatgtgaaataacataattaaattttaattcctcaagtttcgtttattttatttaagtttttattttgtagcatcatgaatttaatattttcattttgaacattgtgtaaaattgatttaaatttggataaaaattctaataaatttgtgttttatttacaacttgtttaatgttaaatatataataaataatataaaactcaatcaTAAATGATATAACACTACGCGGTGTTAGTTTTAACACACGAGTAGATGGAAGGATCAAACCGGgaaattttgagaaatatttggcacAAAATCGGcaaagtaaaaatatttaggactgaaccgggaacTTTTAGGAAACATTTAAGACCAAACCGGGAACGTATAAACATTTAGGACTAAACCAGAAACTTTTAGGAAATATTTAGGACTAAACCGGGAAcgtccaaacatttaggactgaaccaaaaatgtgtccaaacatttaggaGTGAACCGGGATTTTGCCCGCATAATTTATATCATTAAATgacaaacaaaaaatttaaaataatgtcATCAATAcgtaataatttattatattatttgataagttcctaaataattttatttttcaatatataaaacaaatataaattaaaattgatatgtattatattatattttattaaataaataatacaattatataataaaaaaaatttatgaaaatttaaggAGGGTTGTGCCCCCCTGGACCCTATACGGGTCCGCCCGTGAATGCAACCAACCTGCTGCATTAAACGTTTCTAGCAAATAGAGATAATTTTTctcaaattataaatattatgggataaattaagttataaatttaaataactccAAATTAAAATAAGTGCACGTATCATATTACACAGTTTCACGATTTAATATCATTGTGACAGGTCGACGCAGTCCATAATTAAAgtgaaaagtaatacttttaacataaaTACAATCGAATAAAAGATATGTCTTACAAAACTCACAGTCAGTACATCAACTTTAATCTACCTAGACACATGGAGATCTTTGATTGGTCAACACAACACATGAGGCCCTTTCCTATGATGGCAAGGCATGTGATTTTCTCCTGGAAGCAATGtaatatttttcttatttaattacgaaatgtataaaaataattaattgtcaAAGATTTGTCGCCAACTTTACTTGCAAATCAATTTGAAGCTATTTCATTTACAACTTGCACGCGTATTAAACAAATAATCTAAGGGAACTAACTACATTTTGATGAATTTAAATCCAATTCATATCTACTTACGAATATTAAATTAATGTTATTTATATGCAGTACATAAttagtttgatttttttgttcTATAATAAAGAATAACATTATGCTgttgtaaaatttatatttaatatatctggcgttatatatataatataataaatatttcactGTATTATACTAAAGAAAATGCATGTGTTAGACTTGTTTTATGGGATGAAATTCAGCTCAAGATgaagaaaataataatttcagGGGAAAAAGAGGGGAAAACATACACTTATACTAGCTACGAATAAAATTATATACCCTCGAaatttatctaaaaaaaaataacaattatttagaaaaatcacagacaagGAGTGGAATATTTTTAATTCGttcaaaaaaataaagcatCAGTTCTCACGAGTAGGTATtttaatgtttgaaaatatactagttttggatttcaatataaatacacaacaattaaataattatttttcggaaatgataaattaaaatatatcaaacttaaCACTGCAAGACTTTCTACAATCACGCATTAATTTGTGAAAATTATGTTCTACAGGGGAAGAGTactatgaaaattttcataccATTGGCAATTCTCTCACATCATAGTGTATCTAAAGTTGAACATTTATTCTCACATCAATGGTCCTAAATTGATCCTCATGTGTTGCGTCTGCTGACAAAATATGGACTCCATATGTATTGATAAATATACACCCCTTGGATGAAGACTCGTGACCATTGACGATAGATTCAGTCATCAGTgtgtaaaaaataaattataaggcCCAAATATCAGCAAGCATGAGCTTCATGATACAAAGTTTACGCAATTAGCCGAGCAAATtgaagtaacacatctttaaatTCTTATAAGATGACCATTAAAATACTGCAACAATCACAAGTTCATGTTCTAGCCGCAATCGGTCGTGATAATATCTTTTTTTATTAGAACCACATTTCTTGAATGATATATTAAAAGTAAACAAGTACAACTTCTTGGTACACATTCTGATCAGTCATTAATTTCTCATCTTCATTATTTTGCTGTGAAAAGTTTGTATTAATCCTCGAAGATTTAGATTTACAACAACTACGTATGcgtataaatatttatatggaAACCAAGAAATTTATCGAATGTGGTATATGATTTATAAAAACAAATAAGAAAGGCCAAGAAAGACCTTGATTTTGCGTGAAGACTATCCCGTCAACAACTACGCGTAATCGCAGATTCCGAATATGCAGTATCCAGGAGTCATCTTGCATCTGTAATGGCAAAAACCGCAGTGTCTCTTATCAAACGCGAGATTCACACATTCCCCTCTACAGCACTCGTCGGTAAAGTCGCATTTCTTCTTGCACGCTCCGCAGTTGTTTTTGTCATACCACAGATCAATGCACTTGTTATTGCAACAAGTGGTGTTCCTTCCATTtccagaaatgatatgatgaCACTTCTCATGATCTTTCTTGCAGTGAACAGTGGCGGCCCTTGGATTAGGTAACCGGCCCTTGTGCTCGAGAAAACGGCTCATCTTGTCCGTGGAAACCGGTTCCCTTTCGAGGGAATTATCTAGTTTCGAGGGGTCATGATGTTGTGAAATGTTGGAGTTTCTTGTGGTGGTGAGAATTAGGGTCACAGCCATGGTTATGGCTGTGAAACTTAAGATTATTTTGATCACCTTCATTGGTTTTTGAAGGTTCAAAATAGGATTAATGGAGGTCTAATGGTGATTTTTGGGTTTGATTTGCATTGGGGAGAAAATGAAGAATTTGAGTAAAGAGTTAATGGGATGCAATATTATAGTGTGAAGGGAAAATAGTTGACGCGGGAATTGTGGTATAGAAGCTAAAAAGGCTCTTCGGGGTTGCATTTAATAATTTGGTGCATGGAGTGTGTTCTAAGGAGATTGAGTAAAAGCTAATGCATGTGTTGTTTTTAATCAAGTACTATATAGATATTTAATTACCaccaatttttattttgaaactaATCATGTGAATATAATGAAATGGTTTTTGCCCAAGGTTTGCCGCCCATTTCACATGCATCTAAGGTTCTATAAGTTTCGGAAGAGACCGATGGATTtaattaggtagtgtttggaagatcttttaaaaaacatttgtcagtttttttttttttacaaaattttaaaattttgtgaaagaaaagctGAGAAATGATTTCTATAAGGTCTCTCAAATACTACCTAAGTCTTAAATCTGACAGGcattaagattttaagtttggGTTGAAGTCTCTAATttcaaactcaattataatcTACAAAACCTTTCCCAACGcagaaaagaaaaatcaaaatttccgAAAATCGTTAGAGACAGTTAAATAGTTACTTGACATATTTTTAGGGGCCTAATTACATAAACTCCTATTTATTATACTATTGGAAATTTTGACAACATAATTCTAATCTAATGTTATATATCAAAGCCTACGTATTAATTCTTTCTCTAAATGCATGTCGGCTGAAAGAGAGTCTGCTTATTCTTCCTCTTCACTCAACATAAAgcatttaattattaaaaaatttatgataaaatttaGAAAGTTACGTTGTAAACAAAATTAATGGCAATCAAAACACTACTTAAAAATTAGTAGGTTAGGAGGGAAGTTATCAAA
It encodes:
- the LOC140893637 gene encoding stigma-specific STIG1-like protein 1 → MKVIKIILSFTAITMAVTLILTTTRNSNISQHHDPSKLDNSLEREPVSTDKMSRFLEHKGRLPNPRAATVHCKKDHEKCHHIISGNGRNTTCCNNKCIDLWYDKNNCGACKKKCDFTDECCRGECVNLAFDKRHCGFCHYRCKMTPGYCIFGICDYA